A genomic stretch from Lathyrus oleraceus cultivar Zhongwan6 chromosome 2, CAAS_Psat_ZW6_1.0, whole genome shotgun sequence includes:
- the LOC127123397 gene encoding DNA-directed RNA polymerase subunit alpha-like: MIREKLKVSTQTLQWKCVESRVDSKRLYYGRFILSPLMKGQADTIGITMRRILLGEIEGTCITRAKSEKIPHEYSTIVGIQESIHEILMNLKEIVLRSNLYGTREASICFKGPGYVTAQDIILPPSENFEIP; the protein is encoded by the coding sequence ATGATTCGAGAAAAACTAAAAGTATCGACTCAGACACTACAGTGGAAGTGTGTTGAATCAAGGGTAGACAGTAAGCGTCTTTATTATGGACGCTTTATTCTGTCTCCACTTATGAAAGGTCAAGCAGATACAATAGGCATTACAATGCGAAGAATTTTGCTCGGAGAAATAGAGGGAACATGTATCACACGTGCAAAATCTGAGAAAATACCACATGAATATTCTACCATAGTAGGTATTCAAGAATCAATACATGAAATTTTAATGAATTTGAAAGAAATTGTATTGAGAAGTAATCTGTATGGAACTCGGGAGGCGTCTATTTGTTTCAAAGGTCCTGGATATGTAACTGCTCAAGACATCATTTTACCACCttctgaaaattttgaaattccctga